One window from the genome of Echinicola vietnamensis DSM 17526 encodes:
- a CDS encoding SH3 domain-containing protein, translating into MYTDILQNDEAYSPAMLLKMAYITEGMGNYEDASLYLSKYYDHNPSPKVISKIKSLTDQPDLKGYTVSDSAQFFKILTDYQQPITGTLALLLVVSLIFIFVKKKTHQPKYLIPSAILILLVFMSNNFLVAPQSGIIKESPTIIMGQPTAAGKFIEKVNPGHRVIIKSSEDMWYKIDWEGQDAYVKKNAVSKL; encoded by the coding sequence TTGTATACAGACATCCTCCAGAATGACGAAGCATACTCTCCGGCCATGCTTCTTAAGATGGCATACATTACCGAGGGCATGGGCAACTATGAAGACGCCTCCTTATACCTTTCGAAATATTACGACCATAACCCTTCACCAAAGGTCATCAGTAAAATCAAATCCCTTACCGACCAGCCAGACCTGAAGGGGTACACCGTCTCGGACAGTGCCCAGTTCTTTAAAATCCTTACCGATTACCAACAGCCCATTACAGGCACCCTTGCCCTACTGCTGGTTGTTTCACTGATTTTTATCTTTGTAAAAAAGAAAACGCACCAGCCAAAATACCTGATTCCATCTGCCATCCTTATTTTGTTGGTATTTATGAGCAATAACTTCCTTGTGGCGCCTCAATCAGGAATCATAAAAGAAAGCCCAACCATCATCATGGGGCAACCTACGGCGGCAGGAAAGTTCATTGAAAAGGTAAACCCTGGACACCGGGTCATCATCAAATCCTCCGAGGACATGTGGTATAAAATCGATTGGGAAGGACAAGATGCTTACGTAAAAAAGAATGCGGTCTCAAAATTATAA
- a CDS encoding hydroxypyruvate isomerase family protein → MMVGSAVLSGLPYLNLKAKNKEMLKGNINHSVCRWTYGHLSLDELCVLIKDIGFNAIDLLGPDDWPTAQKYGVYSSMCNGAEISLEEGFSHSEYHDTLIKNYTEMIPLVAKNGYKNLICFSGNRNGMDDETGLQNSVKGLQKLLPLAEKHGVTLTMELLNSKVDHPDYMCDKSVWGVELCKRLDSEHFNLLYDIYHMQIDEGDVIRTIGENHQYYGHYHTAGNPGRNEIDDTQELNYPAIIKAIAKTGFKGYIAQEFIPKADDKAASLREAIALCDI, encoded by the coding sequence ATGATGGTGGGGTCGGCAGTACTTAGCGGCTTGCCCTACTTGAATCTCAAAGCAAAAAATAAAGAAATGTTGAAAGGAAATATAAACCATTCGGTGTGCCGGTGGACCTATGGTCACCTGTCGCTCGATGAGTTATGCGTACTGATCAAAGATATTGGGTTTAATGCCATCGACTTGCTGGGACCTGATGACTGGCCCACCGCACAGAAGTATGGAGTGTACAGCTCCATGTGCAATGGTGCTGAAATTAGCCTTGAGGAAGGTTTTAGCCATTCGGAATACCACGATACCCTCATCAAAAACTATACGGAAATGATCCCCCTTGTGGCCAAAAACGGTTACAAAAACCTGATTTGCTTTAGTGGGAACAGAAATGGTATGGATGATGAAACAGGCCTGCAAAATAGTGTAAAGGGATTGCAGAAATTATTGCCGCTGGCAGAAAAACATGGTGTCACCCTGACGATGGAATTGCTGAACAGCAAAGTAGACCATCCCGATTATATGTGTGACAAAAGCGTGTGGGGCGTAGAGCTGTGCAAGCGGCTGGATAGTGAGCACTTTAATTTGCTCTATGATATTTACCATATGCAGATCGATGAAGGGGATGTGATCAGGACCATTGGTGAAAACCACCAATACTATGGACATTATCATACAGCGGGGAATCCAGGGAGGAATGAAATTGATGATACCCAAGAGCTAAACTACCCAGCGATCATTAAAGCCATTGCGAAAACAGGCTTTAAAGGCTATATTGCTCAGGAGTTTATCCCTAAGGCTGATGACAAGGCGGCATCGCTCCGAGAAGCCATCGCCCTATGTGACATTTAA
- a CDS encoding GMC oxidoreductase, translated as MANQEYDAIVVGSGISGGWAAKELTEKGLKVLLLERGQNVEHVKDYKNATLPPWEIPHRGRRTTEMVENHPNLKRDYVLNELVLDWWAHEDTSPYVEEKPFTWFRGYQVGGRSLLWGRQSYRWSDLDFEANLKEGIAVDWPIRYKDIAPWYDYVEKFAGIAGNRDGLDVLPDGEFMPPFAMNCVEKDVKERIAKHFEGKRHLINSRVANITEPLPGRPGCQARNKCWLGCPFGGYFSTQASTLPAAMATGNLTLRPYSIVHRVLYDKDTKKATGVEIVDAETMETIEYKSKIVFLCASALNSAHVLMRSATDIWPEGLGSSSGELGHNVMDHHFRLGASGTVEGYDDKYYFGRRPGGIYIPRYRNVGDDKRDYVRGFGYQGGASRSGWGRDVAEMNIGGPMKEALTEPGPWSMGMMAFGEILPYHENTIKISKDVKDKWGMYALVMNAEIKDNEQKMRKDMMNDAAEMLEAAGVKNIHTYDSGYTFGQGIHEMGTARMGRDPKTSVLNENNQVWDAKNVFVTDGAAMTSAAAVNPSLTYMALTARAADFAVKELKKGNL; from the coding sequence ATGGCAAATCAAGAGTATGATGCAATTGTTGTTGGCTCAGGTATAAGCGGTGGTTGGGCTGCTAAAGAGCTGACAGAGAAAGGGCTCAAGGTTTTGCTACTCGAAAGGGGGCAAAATGTAGAGCACGTAAAAGATTATAAGAATGCGACCTTGCCGCCTTGGGAAATTCCCCACAGAGGAAGGCGTACAACGGAAATGGTGGAAAACCATCCTAACCTAAAACGTGACTATGTGCTGAACGAATTGGTGTTGGACTGGTGGGCTCATGAAGATACTTCTCCTTATGTAGAGGAAAAACCCTTTACCTGGTTTAGGGGCTACCAAGTGGGAGGAAGGTCCCTGCTCTGGGGCAGGCAAAGTTATCGCTGGTCCGATCTGGATTTTGAGGCAAACCTAAAAGAGGGTATTGCGGTGGACTGGCCAATCAGGTATAAGGATATCGCACCCTGGTACGATTATGTGGAGAAGTTTGCGGGGATTGCTGGGAACCGTGACGGGTTGGATGTGCTTCCCGATGGGGAGTTTATGCCGCCATTTGCGATGAACTGCGTGGAGAAGGATGTAAAGGAGCGAATTGCCAAGCATTTTGAAGGAAAACGTCACCTGATCAATTCTCGGGTGGCCAATATTACAGAGCCACTTCCTGGGAGGCCAGGCTGTCAAGCGAGGAATAAGTGTTGGTTAGGCTGTCCTTTTGGAGGGTATTTTAGTACACAGGCTTCTACCTTGCCGGCTGCGATGGCTACCGGAAACCTAACCCTTCGACCATATTCCATTGTACACCGTGTATTGTACGATAAAGACACCAAGAAAGCGACGGGAGTAGAAATCGTGGATGCCGAAACCATGGAAACCATCGAGTATAAATCCAAGATTGTATTCCTTTGTGCTTCGGCCCTTAATTCTGCTCACGTATTGATGCGTTCGGCAACCGATATCTGGCCGGAAGGATTGGGCAGTAGCTCTGGTGAACTTGGCCACAATGTAATGGATCACCATTTCCGGTTAGGCGCAAGTGGAACAGTAGAAGGGTATGATGATAAATACTATTTCGGCAGAAGGCCTGGAGGTATTTACATTCCAAGGTACCGGAATGTAGGAGATGATAAGCGTGACTATGTACGTGGTTTTGGCTACCAAGGAGGTGCCAGTAGAAGCGGATGGGGAAGAGATGTGGCAGAGATGAACATTGGCGGTCCGATGAAAGAAGCCTTAACTGAGCCAGGACCATGGAGCATGGGCATGATGGCGTTTGGTGAAATCCTGCCTTACCACGAAAACACCATCAAGATCAGTAAAGATGTGAAGGATAAGTGGGGCATGTATGCACTGGTCATGAATGCTGAGATCAAGGACAATGAGCAGAAGATGCGTAAGGACATGATGAATGATGCCGCTGAAATGCTGGAAGCAGCAGGGGTCAAGAATATCCATACGTATGATTCTGGATATACCTTCGGACAGGGGATTCACGAAATGGGAACTGCTCGAATGGGCAGGGATCCCAAAACCTCCGTCCTGAACGAAAACAACCAAGTATGGGATGCCAAAAATGTGTTCGTGACTGATGGGGCAGCAATGACTTCTGCCGCTGCGGTAAATCCGTCACTGACCTATATGGCACTGACGGCCCGAGCAGCAGATTTTGCTGTGAAGGAACTCAAAAAAGGAAACCTTTAA
- a CDS encoding sugar phosphate isomerase/epimerase family protein produces MNKRRKFLKLGAAFTAGSFLPLQFCSSPKSESETAVVEEAVKESVKEKLESFGIQLYSVKGDMAENAQEAIKKIAGYGYNQIEGFDGGKGIFWGMKNTDFKAFTEDLGLDFVASHANVFENTEKLAAEAGEIGMKYLIAPYVGPQESMEDWKKMADRFNKVGEICKSNGLRFAYHNHGYTFEEQEGQMPQDFLLENTDPELVDFELDIYWAVTAGADPEKYFEKYKNRFRLCHVKDREKGAPAGEHNASTVLGTGTIDYSKVLRTAKDNGMDYFIVEQEKFSGVTPMEAAEKNAAYLKALEI; encoded by the coding sequence ATGAACAAAAGAAGAAAGTTTTTAAAGCTGGGAGCGGCTTTTACTGCAGGTTCATTTTTGCCTTTGCAGTTTTGTTCTTCTCCCAAAAGTGAAAGTGAAACGGCCGTTGTAGAAGAAGCGGTAAAAGAATCAGTAAAGGAAAAGCTGGAAAGTTTTGGCATACAGTTGTACTCGGTAAAAGGAGATATGGCTGAAAATGCGCAAGAAGCCATCAAGAAAATCGCCGGATATGGCTACAATCAGATCGAAGGGTTTGATGGTGGTAAGGGCATCTTTTGGGGGATGAAAAATACGGATTTCAAGGCCTTTACAGAGGACTTGGGCCTGGACTTCGTTGCGTCCCATGCCAACGTTTTTGAAAATACGGAGAAATTGGCTGCGGAGGCTGGTGAGATTGGTATGAAGTACCTTATCGCTCCTTACGTAGGCCCTCAGGAGTCCATGGAGGATTGGAAGAAAATGGCCGATAGGTTTAATAAGGTAGGAGAAATATGCAAGTCAAATGGACTTCGCTTTGCCTACCATAACCATGGTTATACGTTTGAAGAACAGGAAGGACAAATGCCGCAAGATTTCTTGCTGGAGAATACTGACCCGGAATTGGTGGACTTCGAACTTGATATTTATTGGGCCGTAACCGCAGGAGCTGATCCTGAGAAATATTTCGAAAAGTATAAAAATAGGTTTAGGCTCTGTCACGTAAAAGATCGTGAAAAGGGAGCGCCAGCCGGTGAACATAATGCTTCGACAGTATTGGGTACAGGGACTATTGATTACAGCAAAGTCCTAAGGACAGCAAAGGATAATGGCATGGACTACTTTATTGTGGAGCAAGAGAAGTTCTCTGGCGTCACTCCAATGGAAGCGGCTGAAAAAAATGCAGCCTATCTAAAAGCCTTAGAAATATAG
- a CDS encoding gluconate 2-dehydrogenase subunit 3 family protein, with amino-acid sequence MAMNRRDALKSFALMMGGTMVGANALLTGCTPDKQIEGLDFSPEEIDFLDEIGDTIIPTTDTPGAKAVGIGSFMVMMVKDTYWEEEQKQFIDGLNSLRKGFKEEVGKDFMDASQEERTAYLNKLNAAAREENGPKYFNMLKDLTVLGYFTSEIGATQALNYVEVPGKWEPCIDYKKGDKAHAI; translated from the coding sequence ATGGCAATGAACAGAAGAGATGCACTGAAGAGCTTCGCCCTGATGATGGGAGGGACCATGGTAGGTGCCAATGCCTTGCTAACCGGTTGTACGCCGGATAAGCAGATAGAAGGGCTCGATTTCAGCCCAGAAGAAATTGACTTTCTGGATGAAATAGGCGATACCATTATTCCTACTACGGATACGCCTGGAGCCAAAGCCGTAGGGATTGGATCCTTTATGGTAATGATGGTAAAGGATACGTATTGGGAGGAAGAACAAAAGCAGTTTATCGATGGACTCAATAGCCTCAGAAAGGGATTTAAGGAGGAAGTCGGAAAGGACTTTATGGATGCTTCCCAAGAGGAAAGAACGGCTTACCTGAATAAGTTGAATGCTGCGGCACGTGAAGAAAATGGACCTAAGTACTTTAACATGTTGAAGGATTTGACCGTTTTGGGATACTTTACTTCCGAAATTGGTGCCACGCAAGCGTTGAATTATGTGGAGGTTCCTGGAAAATGGGAGCCTTGTATAGATTACAAAAAAGGGGATAAAGCCCACGCGATCTGA
- a CDS encoding nucleoside permease, with translation MSFNTKFKLSFMMFLEFFIWGGWFVTLGLFLGNNLGTNGAQDAAVFSTQSLGAIIAPFIIGLIADKYFNAERILGILHLIGAVLMYLMYTATDFESFYPYVFAYMVAYMPTLALVNSVSFNQMSNPEKEFGVIRVWGTIGWIVAGLVISLVFAWDSTENAAAGMLKYTFLMTCIASLVLGVYSFMLPKTPPKIAKGEKKSISEILGLDAFTLLKDRNYLVFFLSSVLICIPLAFYYQNASKFFGEIGMTNLTSKMALGQGSEVLFMLLLPIFFGKFGVKKTLLVGMLAWVVRYALFAFGNVGELSFMLLTGIALHGICYDFFFVSGQIYTDSKAGEKFKSAAQGMITLATYGVGMLIGFWVAGWAYDTYEMSDKVHDWKTIWLIPSGIAVLVALIFAVAFKQKKTTPVEA, from the coding sequence ATGAGTTTCAATACGAAGTTTAAACTGTCCTTTATGATGTTCCTCGAATTTTTCATTTGGGGAGGTTGGTTTGTTACCTTGGGGTTGTTCCTTGGAAACAACTTAGGGACGAATGGAGCACAGGATGCAGCTGTGTTTTCGACACAATCACTGGGAGCCATTATCGCTCCTTTTATCATTGGGTTGATAGCCGACAAGTACTTTAATGCAGAACGGATTTTGGGAATCCTTCATCTGATTGGCGCGGTATTGATGTACCTTATGTACACCGCAACTGATTTCGAATCGTTTTACCCTTATGTGTTTGCCTACATGGTGGCGTATATGCCCACGTTGGCTTTGGTGAATTCGGTTTCCTTTAATCAGATGAGCAATCCAGAAAAGGAATTTGGTGTCATTAGGGTGTGGGGAACGATTGGTTGGATTGTGGCCGGATTGGTGATCAGTTTGGTGTTTGCTTGGGATTCCACGGAAAATGCCGCAGCTGGAATGTTGAAATATACCTTTTTGATGACCTGCATTGCCTCCTTGGTATTGGGTGTTTACAGCTTTATGCTGCCAAAGACGCCTCCAAAAATTGCCAAAGGCGAGAAAAAGTCCATTTCAGAGATTCTGGGGCTTGATGCTTTTACACTTCTGAAAGACCGAAATTACTTGGTTTTCTTTTTGTCTTCGGTATTGATCTGTATCCCCCTTGCCTTTTACTATCAAAATGCCAGTAAATTTTTCGGTGAGATCGGTATGACGAATCTTACCAGTAAAATGGCCTTGGGGCAAGGCAGTGAGGTGCTCTTCATGCTGCTGCTTCCGATCTTCTTTGGTAAATTCGGTGTGAAGAAAACGTTGTTGGTAGGCATGTTGGCCTGGGTGGTCCGCTATGCGTTGTTTGCCTTTGGTAATGTCGGGGAGCTTTCTTTTATGCTTTTGACAGGGATTGCCCTTCATGGGATTTGCTATGATTTCTTTTTTGTTTCCGGGCAGATTTATACAGACTCCAAAGCAGGCGAAAAGTTCAAGAGTGCTGCACAGGGAATGATTACCCTCGCAACCTATGGCGTGGGCATGTTGATCGGCTTCTGGGTAGCAGGATGGGCATATGACACCTATGAAATGAGTGATAAAGTCCACGACTGGAAGACGATCTGGTTGATTCCGTCAGGAATTGCCGTATTGGTAGCCCTGATCTTTGCCGTGGCGTTTAAACAGAAAAAAACTACGCCTGTAGAGGCTTAA
- a CDS encoding glycoside hydrolase family 16 protein, whose product MKKTLSNLFYPPLAFVVIGLFPMACSGQSEAPTPNIPAPKPPQDLGWEFEDTPIWQDEFDYEGYPNPDKWGYDTGGHGWGNNELQYYTETLDNARVGNGVLTITAKKETKENSAFTSARLVSKGKGDFLYGRIEAKARLPKGKGTWPAIWMLPTDWEYGGWPASGEIDIMEHVGYDQGIVHITVHTEAFNHKNGTQVGKNRMVEHVSEAYHTYRVDWTPYAIRGYIDNKLLFTFTNDGKGYPSWPFDKPFHILLNLAIGGDWGGAEGVDEEAFPATFKIDYVRVYKMIEK is encoded by the coding sequence ATGAAAAAAACACTATCAAACCTATTTTACCCCCCTTTGGCCTTTGTAGTAATTGGGCTTTTCCCAATGGCCTGTTCTGGCCAATCTGAAGCCCCTACCCCAAATATCCCAGCACCCAAACCACCACAGGACTTGGGCTGGGAATTTGAAGACACGCCTATATGGCAAGACGAATTTGACTATGAAGGATATCCGAATCCTGATAAATGGGGATACGACACTGGAGGCCATGGCTGGGGCAACAACGAACTCCAATATTATACCGAGACACTGGACAATGCGCGGGTAGGCAACGGTGTATTGACCATTACGGCCAAAAAAGAAACCAAGGAAAACAGTGCCTTTACATCGGCCAGATTGGTCAGTAAAGGCAAAGGTGATTTCCTTTATGGACGTATTGAGGCAAAAGCTCGCCTGCCCAAGGGCAAAGGCACATGGCCTGCCATCTGGATGCTTCCTACCGATTGGGAATATGGCGGATGGCCTGCCTCTGGAGAAATCGACATCATGGAGCATGTCGGCTATGATCAAGGCATCGTCCACATTACCGTCCATACAGAAGCCTTTAACCATAAAAACGGCACGCAAGTGGGCAAAAACCGGATGGTAGAGCATGTCAGCGAGGCATACCACACCTACCGGGTAGATTGGACGCCCTATGCCATCAGGGGTTACATTGATAACAAGCTTCTTTTCACCTTTACCAACGACGGCAAAGGATATCCTTCTTGGCCCTTTGACAAACCCTTTCACATCCTGCTAAATCTTGCCATTGGAGGCGACTGGGGAGGTGCTGAAGGAGTGGATGAAGAAGCTTTCCCTGCCACGTTCAAGATTGACTACGTAAGGGTTTATAAGATGATTGAAAAGTAA
- a CDS encoding RagB/SusD family nutrient uptake outer membrane protein, whose product MKSYKNNIIASAMALLTLGACSDSFLEIQPKGTNLEANYYQNQQEAYNGLVAIYDVVGWTGNGFVTKQNALNAASDDHYAGGGGPTDITPLQVWSNYTLDPATGPQGELWSKGFSGVFRANVLLQKLPEVPMDENLKARYTAETQFLRAYFYFDLVRLFENIPLLTSPVPTSEMYDVPQTDPTTVYQQIESDLHAAIQTLPATVDLATEAGRATIGMARALLGKVYLHQEKFDLAAQEFAAVNGTPGETSQYGYKLLDNFADLWVVDNKFNSESIFEINFTNQSNGDWGCVGCTEGNVLNIMVGPRGYNAISPDAPDFVSGWSFLPFTEEFFSTIQGDPRSHATVANLDSLEKAGAVTYEKGYMNTGYFLKKFAGREADRSTGGGVMELNFRQNMYEIRLADTYLLEAEALIRGGGDSGRAQQLMDAVRARVGLSPIPATLENILIERRIELAGEGHRWFDLIRNGIAADELSEKGFVSGKHEILPIPLLELDNTLIEQNQEYGGTK is encoded by the coding sequence ATGAAATCATATAAAAATAATATAATCGCATCAGCAATGGCCCTGCTTACCCTGGGGGCCTGCAGTGATTCCTTTCTCGAAATTCAGCCAAAAGGCACCAACCTAGAGGCGAACTACTATCAGAATCAACAAGAAGCCTACAATGGACTGGTGGCCATTTATGATGTAGTGGGATGGACAGGCAATGGTTTTGTCACCAAGCAAAATGCCCTAAACGCTGCTTCCGACGACCATTATGCTGGCGGTGGAGGCCCTACCGACATCACCCCATTGCAGGTATGGTCAAACTACACCCTCGACCCTGCCACGGGACCCCAAGGAGAATTATGGAGCAAAGGATTTTCTGGCGTATTCAGGGCTAACGTATTACTGCAGAAACTCCCCGAAGTCCCAATGGATGAAAACCTAAAGGCAAGGTATACAGCAGAAACCCAATTCTTAAGGGCCTATTTCTATTTTGATCTGGTAAGATTATTTGAAAACATTCCCTTGCTGACTTCTCCGGTACCTACCAGTGAGATGTATGATGTGCCGCAGACCGATCCTACCACAGTTTACCAGCAAATAGAAAGCGACCTTCATGCCGCCATCCAAACCCTTCCCGCCACAGTGGATTTGGCCACAGAAGCAGGAAGGGCTACCATTGGCATGGCCAGGGCATTACTTGGGAAAGTATACCTCCATCAGGAAAAGTTTGACCTTGCCGCGCAGGAATTTGCAGCGGTCAATGGAACCCCCGGAGAAACCAGTCAGTATGGATACAAGCTGTTGGACAATTTTGCCGACTTGTGGGTTGTCGACAATAAGTTCAACAGCGAATCCATATTTGAAATCAACTTCACCAATCAGTCAAACGGCGATTGGGGATGTGTAGGCTGTACAGAAGGGAACGTGCTAAACATCATGGTCGGTCCTAGGGGATACAATGCCATCAGCCCGGATGCTCCTGACTTTGTTTCCGGCTGGAGCTTCCTGCCCTTTACCGAAGAGTTTTTCAGCACCATCCAAGGTGACCCCCGATCGCATGCCACTGTCGCCAATTTGGATAGCCTAGAAAAAGCCGGTGCAGTCACCTATGAAAAAGGCTACATGAACACCGGTTATTTCTTGAAAAAGTTCGCTGGAAGAGAAGCTGACCGCTCTACGGGAGGTGGCGTGATGGAACTCAATTTCCGTCAAAACATGTACGAAATCCGATTGGCAGACACGTATCTTTTGGAAGCTGAAGCCCTCATTAGAGGAGGTGGTGACAGCGGCCGCGCCCAACAGCTCATGGACGCTGTCCGAGCGCGCGTAGGGCTCTCCCCCATACCGGCGACCTTAGAAAACATCCTTATCGAAAGAAGAATCGAACTTGCAGGGGAAGGCCATAGATGGTTTGACCTTATCCGAAATGGAATAGCTGCAGATGAACTCTCCGAAAAAGGATTTGTATCAGGAAAGCACGAAATACTCCCCATTCCTCTGTTGGAGCTGGACAATACCCTTATCGAACAAAACCAAGAATACGGAGGCACGAAATAA
- a CDS encoding glycoside hydrolase family 5 protein, producing the protein MIKRSNLLRLFLSIGSLILFMCCHSGNNRHHTASSSKASSHRLTRLSVDQTHIINEHGEKVMLRAVGLGGWLLQEGYMLNPNGEEIGTQWQMKNHLYNQGVSPENVEAFYQEWRDNFITQKDIDDIASLGFNAVRVPMHYELFLTAAQRSWRNKAIQDTTQLKHYVNGLSKWLDEGSLFAQPDQLEGIRLLDKLLDWCETNEMYVILDLHAAPGGQGTDANIADILVKNDLWKRKDQKQRLIYQEVTITLWKMLSKKYIHDDRIAWYDLINEPNNIPSNQPIHDLFDRLITAIRDLGDLHIIMVEGNGWGNNYDLMEPSTFRHSENLIYNAHRYWIPVEEDTVPDPNPNQINRIVNLIAFRERHQVPVWVGETGENDNEWLKQNIEKLEQANIGWCHWTYKRFDERENAALRRIPPPYPTEGKSAMETVLQNIHFSNTVPNNQTIQAVAPKP; encoded by the coding sequence ATGATTAAACGATCCAATCTGTTAAGGTTGTTTTTGAGTATTGGTAGCCTTATATTGTTCATGTGTTGCCATTCTGGGAACAATCGGCACCATACAGCATCCTCCTCCAAAGCATCTTCCCATAGGCTAACCCGGCTCTCCGTCGACCAAACGCATATCATCAACGAACATGGAGAAAAGGTAATGCTAAGAGCTGTCGGCCTGGGAGGCTGGCTTCTACAAGAAGGATACATGCTCAACCCTAACGGAGAAGAAATAGGGACACAATGGCAAATGAAAAACCACCTGTACAACCAGGGCGTTTCTCCTGAAAACGTAGAAGCGTTTTATCAAGAATGGCGAGACAATTTTATCACCCAAAAGGATATTGATGACATCGCCTCCCTTGGATTTAACGCTGTAAGAGTCCCCATGCATTATGAACTGTTTCTCACTGCTGCACAGCGCTCATGGAGAAACAAGGCCATACAGGACACTACCCAACTGAAACACTATGTCAACGGCCTTTCCAAATGGCTGGACGAAGGCTCCCTGTTTGCCCAACCTGACCAACTTGAAGGCATCCGACTTTTGGACAAGCTCCTGGATTGGTGTGAAACCAATGAAATGTACGTCATTTTAGATCTTCATGCTGCCCCGGGAGGACAAGGCACGGACGCAAACATTGCCGACATTCTGGTCAAAAACGACCTATGGAAGCGAAAAGACCAGAAACAACGGCTCATCTATCAGGAAGTCACAATAACCCTTTGGAAAATGCTCTCTAAGAAATACATCCACGACGACAGGATTGCTTGGTATGACCTGATTAACGAACCCAATAATATCCCCTCCAATCAACCCATTCATGATCTATTTGACCGTCTGATCACGGCCATCAGGGACCTGGGAGACCTGCACATCATTATGGTCGAGGGCAATGGATGGGGAAACAATTACGACCTAATGGAACCTTCCACCTTCAGGCATTCCGAAAACCTTATCTACAACGCCCATCGCTACTGGATTCCCGTCGAAGAGGACACCGTACCTGATCCAAACCCGAACCAAATCAACCGAATCGTCAACCTCATTGCTTTTAGGGAACGGCATCAAGTACCCGTATGGGTGGGCGAGACAGGAGAAAATGACAACGAATGGCTAAAGCAAAACATTGAAAAACTAGAACAAGCCAATATAGGCTGGTGCCACTGGACGTACAAGCGATTTGACGAGCGTGAAAATGCAGCACTGAGAAGGATTCCTCCTCCATATCCTACGGAAGGCAAATCCGCCATGGAGACCGTTTTACAAAATATCCATTTCAGCAATACCGTTCCAAATAACCAAACGATTCAGGCGGTCGCTCCTAAACCATAA